The following proteins are co-located in the Schistocerca nitens isolate TAMUIC-IGC-003100 chromosome 2, iqSchNite1.1, whole genome shotgun sequence genome:
- the LOC126237114 gene encoding enhancer of split mbeta protein-like, translating to MRPDASQAFLVVPAAAAAAAQHQHGMLHHAAASPPTSDYEEQPISRTYQYRKVMKPMLERKRRARINRCLDELKELMVVALQAEGENVSKLEKADILELTVRHLHKLRRHHALALTPELAYADRFRAGFTRCAAEVSQYLAGAATAAETEGSGAGETGAALLRHLAACVRHLEQRGGGGSPPPPLPVHQPANTPPPSPPPPPPVTQQHHHQQQPSPVDTPVLTARTTSVPLTHDKPESMDITEEEAEDAQASSVWRPW from the exons ATGAGGCCCGACGCCAGCCAAGCCTTCCTGGTCGTgcccgcagccgccgccgctgcgGCGCAGCACCAGCACGGCATGCTGCACCACGCCGCTGCCTCGCCACCCACCTCCGACTACGAGGAACAGCCCATCTCCAGGACTTACCAGTACAGAAAG GTGATGAAGCCGATGCTGGAGCGAAAGAGGCGCGCTCGCATCAACAGGTGCCTGGACGAGCTGAAGGAGCTGATGGTGGTGGCGCTGCAGGCGGAGGGCGAGAACGTGAGCAAGCTGGAGAAGGCCGACATCCTGGAGCTGACGGTGCGCCACCTGCACAAGCTGCGCCGCCACCACGCCCTCGCGCTCACACCGGAGCTCGCCTACGCGGACAGGTTCCGAGCCGGCTTCACGCGCTGCGCGGCCGAGGTGTCTCAGTACCTGGcgggggcggcgacggcggcggagacggAGGGGTCGGGGGCGGGAGAGACGGGCGCCGCGCTGCTGCGCCACCTGGCCGCGTGTGTGCGCCACCTGGAGCAGCGCGGGGGCGGCGGCTCTCCGCCCCCACCTCTGCCGGTGCACCAGCCCGCCAACACACCGCCTCCATCGCCTCCACCCCCACCTCCGGTGACTCAacagcaccaccaccagcagcagccgtCTCCTGTCGATACTCCGGTATTAACCGCCAGGACCACTTCAGTTCCGCTGACGCATGACAAACCGGAGAGTATGGACATAACCGAAGAAGAGGCGGAAGACGCACAGGCATCGTCTGTTTGGAGGCCGTGGTGA